In one Gossypium hirsutum isolate 1008001.06 chromosome D09, Gossypium_hirsutum_v2.1, whole genome shotgun sequence genomic region, the following are encoded:
- the LOC107891992 gene encoding uncharacterized protein: protein MHLIKIPKPFPPPFFSPIRKSTSTDPPFHLQSSTAPPNSKIHLHSSTSALTVLLRLLPLNFKARQMVMFSATSPAAVHRLAEEYMDPNPVKVVIGSEDLAANYDVMQIVED, encoded by the exons ATGCATCTGATAAAAATCCCTAAGCCATTCCCTCCTCCCTTTTTTTCCCCAATTCGAAAATCCACCTCCACAGATCCACCATTCCACCTCCAGTCCTCCACGGCTCCACCCAATTCAAAAATCCACCTCCACAGCTCCACCTCTGCTCTAACGGTGCTTCTACGTCTTCTACCTTTGAATTTCAAAG CTCGTCAGATGGTAATGTTCAGTGCTACATCGCCTGCAGCGGTTCATCGGTTAGCTGAGGAGTACATGGACCCTAATCCTGTTAAG GTTGTGATTGGCTCAGAAGATTTAGCTGCCAACTATGATGTTATGCAGATAGTTGAGGATTGA
- the LOC107891991 gene encoding LEAF RUST 10 DISEASE-RESISTANCEUS RECEPTOR-LIKE PROTEIN KINASE-like 2.1, producing MDAFFLSPSSFSILFLLTIFQLSYARDDFHFTSCAPFDCGNLVNISYPFWTHQYNRPSYCGYGDEGYKLKCRQNQPPVMTLSSQEFYVLHLNRSHGLLTIKRVELNNTCPQPILMNNAFNYTETAENITLFYDCRSRGGPNHRFSCRKGGKETSLMFFKEDENECIGYSEQVEIPIGKKAFDDLIGGISTVNESLVQPFDIRYFADDPYCEHCKDSGGRCGYNRTVTSAFVCYCRDKPYILELNQGRRGSNLGRKLAIAFGGGSISLLVTCIIAFYFRRRMPFIIARNSFWKFTKSDTNIEAFIRNNGTLSPKRYSYSDVKKITKSFKEKLGKGGYGTVYKGKLLDGHLVAVKLLNTTKGNGQEFINEVASISRTSHVNIVSLLGFCSEGRKRALIYEFMPNGSLELFIHKKDIMNDRLYLSSEELFKIAIGIARGLEYLHRGCNTRILHFDIKPHNILLDENFLPKIADFGLSKLCITKDSIISMLEARGTIGYIAPEVFCRNVGGVSHKSDVYSYGMMILEMVGGRKNIDVGVSRTSEVYFPHWIYGYVVQDNIEPQLLGLRTSDETKIARKMILVGLWCIQTNPLDRPSMSKVIEMLEGSLEVLQIPPKPYMSSPSRSPMDSTFLTLS from the exons ATGGATGCCTTCTTCCTTTCACCATCTTCCTTCTCCATCTTATTCCTTTTAACTATTTTCCAGCTGTCTTACGCCCGAGATGATTTCCACTTTACTTCATGCGCTCCATTTGATTGTGGAAACCTTGTTAATATTTCATATCCTTTCTGGACCCATCAATATAATCGACCTTCATATTGCGGTTACGGTGATGAAGGGTATAAGCTGAAGTGCAGGCAGAATCAGCCCCCTGTTATGACGCTCAGTTCCCAAGAATTCTATGTGCTGCATCTCAATCGGTCTCATGGTTTGTTGACAATCAAACGAGTGGAATTAAACAACACTTGTCCTCAGCCGATTTTGATGAACAATGCTTTTAATTATACTGAAACTGCTGAAAACATTACGCTGTTCTACGACTGCCGAAGCAGGGGAGGTCCGAATCATCGTTTCAGTTGCAGAAAGGGTGGAAAAGAAACTTCCCTCATGTTCTTTAAGGAGGATGAAAATGAATGTATTGGATACAGTGAACAAGTTGAAATTCCTATTGGGAAAAAGGCCTTTGATGATCTGATTGGCGGAATCAGCACTGTTAATGAAAGTTTAGTCCAACCCTTTGATATTAGATACTTTGCAGACGATCCTTATTGCGAACACTGCAAGGATTCTGGCGGAAGATGTGGATACAACCGAACTGTAACCTCTGCATTTGTCTGCTATTGTCGTGATAAGCCTTATATACTTGAATTGAACCAAG GCCGGCGTGGTTCTAACTTGGGAAGGAAGCTTGCAATCG CTTTTGGTGGCGGATCAATTAGTTTACTAGTCACCTGCATCATCGCATTCTATTTCAGAAGAAGGATGCCATTCATTATCGCAAGAAATTCTTTTTGGAAGTTCACAAAAAGTGATACGAATATAGAGGCTTTCATAAGAAATAATGGAACTTTATCTCCCAAAAGATATAGTTACTCAGATGTCAAGAAAATAACAAAATCATTTAAAGAAAAACTTGGTAAAGGGGGTTATGGAACTGTGTACAAAGGAAAGCTACTAGATGGCCATCTTGTTGCTGTTAAACTTCTCAATACAACCAAAGGAAACGGTCAAGAATTTATTAATGAGGTTGCAAGTATTAGTCGAACTTCTCACGTTAACATTGTCTCTCTTTTAGGATTTTGTTCAGAGGGTCGAAAAAGAGCTCTTATTTATGAATTCATGCCTAACGGGTCTTTAGAACTATTCATTCACAAAAAGGATATCATGAATGATCGTCTATACTTGTCATCAGAAGAATTGTTCAAAATTGCAATTGGAATAGCTCGAGGGCTTGAATACTTGCATCGTGGCTGCAACACTAGGATATTGCATTTTGACATAAAACCTCATAATATACTTCTAGATGAAAATTTTCTCCCGAAAATCGCTGATTTTGGGCTTTCAAAACTATGCATCACAAAGGATAGTATTATATCAATGTTGGAAGCTAGAGGGACAATTGGTTACATAGCTCCAGAAGTGTTCTGCAGAAATGTTGGAGGTGTTTCACATAAATCCGATGTCTATAGCTATGGAATGATGATTCTAGAGATGGTTGGAGGAAGAAAGAACATTGATGTTGGAGTAAGCCGAACTAGTGAGGTATATTTTCCTCATTGGATCTATGGGTATGTTGTGCAAGACAATATAGAACCACAATTGCTAGGTCTCAGGACTAGTGATGAAACTAAGATTGCAAGGAAGATGATATTAGTGGGATTGTGGTGTATACAAACGAACCCATTGGACAGGCCTTCGATGAGCAAGGTGATAGAGATGCTGGAAGGAAGCTTGGAAGTTTTGCAAATTCCACCTAAGCCTTACATGTCTTCTCCTTCAAGATCACCGATGGATTCTACCTTCTTAACATTATCCTGA